The genomic segment ATTCAGGATGCAAACTTCTGTGCTGCTGTTCTCACTATAAAGAGAATGCCatcacatctggttgaggaGGAATGGAGACCTTATCCTTCCGCAATTATTTAGTGTTATTTTGCTTTTGAGTatgttttcaaaatctaaaagaTAGCTaactattaaaaaatatttttatgttgATCGATTAACAGATTAGGTACTAGAAAATAAATATCTCATGAAAACAAGTACTGGAAATATGACCATCTatctgcatgtaattttaacCTCCTATATTTGTTCTTTTGTAGTTTGTTGCTTATGTTAAATCTGATGCGTGGACTTGTCTCTTAAAATTTCAACTAATTTCCAAAATGAAATAAACTCGATGAAAATTAGATGGTTCCATGTGTTCCATACTCTTCAGTTCTGGaattttttcttgtttcttttttccctgAATTTTCTGTGAACAAGATGtagttttgcatcttctttctctttcttctgtgGCATCAATTTCTTTCTCATCAAGAGGTCAGTTGTGGTTGTGGTCTATATTATTCTTAGGAGTTCTCCcaccaaactttttttttctcgagCAAAGTTCTTATACAAAACTTAATTGCTAGAGTTTTAAAATGTGGAAAATTTAGAAACTAAAATCTTTTGATAGATGGTTACATGatgtatttcttattttttttgtttattaaaaataatctgTTTCTTCTCAACTACTACATGTTATTTAAGCATCGCCTCGAAGCATGCACACGATTCCTATTATACTGAGATACCGTTGATGCTGATGCTTTGACAGCTTGTTGATAACCAAGAAGCTAAAATTCAACACTCACGCAGAAGTTGAGCAACTCCCCCAACAGTTCAATCCAGCTATTCTATCTATTCATCTGCTTCCTTGAGGTTAGTTTGCTGCTGCTGTTCTATCTATTAACAATTTGATAACGCTTGCACATCTTTTTACTGAAAGTGCCTTAAGGACAAGATGTAAACTCTTGTACACACTCAAGAGAGTTGTAATTCTACGTAGGTGATTTAGCCAATCCTTTAACGACGGATTATAGTTGGGATACGGCTATCAAAAGTTGCTAAAGAGAGCAAGCAAGAAGCCATGAACAGCATGGAAGAGAGACCAAAATTTTGGAGTGAGAACACAACTCCATCAGGAACAACTGATAGGGAGGCTTCCTGGAAGGACGTCGGCACATCCATGAATGCCATCTCCTTTGGGTTTGTTGCTACAGCAGTCTTAGTATCCATGTTCCTCATCATGGCAATCTTCGAGCATTTACTTGGACCGAGGCCCTCTCACCCTTCATCTCAAACTGATGATCAAGAATCCATGGAGATGGGCCAACAACCAACTCAGACGCATCCACTTGGGAAGCTCAGCAATTCAGAGTCTGTAAGTCTACTTGCATTATAGCTGTATGATGCCTGTTTAGTTTTATAAGAATGATTTATCAGTAGTTGTTTCAAGAACCTGGAAATCACTGCTAAGTTTCAGTTCTGAGATTtactcacaaaaaaaaagagtttcagTTCGAAGATGAGTCacaattttgaattttctgatTGGGAGAATGACCAATTTAGCAAGCACAGTATTGAAATTGTGCAATATTCTGCAAAATTTCATAACTAGGTGTTGTGaaattgtgttttttttttttttgaaatttcaaaattaaGTGAAAACTGCAAATTGGAAATTAACTATACAATGAATGAAGGTTTAAATATTACCTCCAAACAAAATACAGATATTGAATTGGTGGTACACTTTATTGTTCTCCATAATGCTAGCTTATTAGTGGACATGGCTGAATCCCTTGCACGCTTTCGGGCATTGCCCACTTCATATTTTTATGCAGATAACTCCCTTCTTCTCCAACCTATAATTCATCGAGCAATTATTTGATTATTGGCTAATTTTCCTTTGGTCGTGACAGGTGGCAACTCCGTATCCAGTCGATGTATCCGTGTTGATGCCAGGGCAAATATATCCAACTTACTTAGCCCAACCAGCCCCTCACCCTTGTCCAAGAGAAGGGATATATTGGCCTTCCCATGATCATCATG from the Phoenix dactylifera cultivar Barhee BC4 chromosome 14, palm_55x_up_171113_PBpolish2nd_filt_p, whole genome shotgun sequence genome contains:
- the LOC103704878 gene encoding uncharacterized protein LOC103704878; translated protein: MNSMEERPKFWSENTTPSGTTDREASWKDVGTSMNAISFGFVATAVLVSMFLIMAIFEHLLGPRPSHPSSQTDDQESMEMGQQPTQTHPLGKLSNSESVATPYPVDVSVLMPGQIYPTYLAQPAPHPCPREGIYWPSHDHHAFSST